A single genomic interval of Panthera uncia isolate 11264 chromosome A1 unlocalized genomic scaffold, Puncia_PCG_1.0 HiC_scaffold_17, whole genome shotgun sequence harbors:
- the ISL1 gene encoding insulin gene enhancer protein ISL-1, translating into MGDMGDPPKKKRLISLCVGCGNQIHDQYILRVSPDLEWHAACLKCAECNQYLDESCTCFVRDGKTYCKRDYIRLYGIKCAKCSIGFSKNDFVMRARSKVYHIECFRCVACSRQLIPGDEFALREDGLFCRADHDVVERASLGAGDPLSPLHPARPLQMAAEPISARQPALRPHVHKQPEKTTRVRTVLNEKQLHTLRTCYAANPRPDALMKEQLVEMTGLSPRVIRVWFQNKRCKDKKRSIMMKQLQQQQPNDKTNIQGMTGTPMVAASPERHDGGLQANPVEVQSYQPPWKVLSDFALQSDIDQPAFQQLVNFSEGGPGSNSTGSEVASMSSQLPDTPNSMVASPIEA; encoded by the exons ATGGGAGACATGGGCGATCCACCAAAAA aaaaacgTCTGATTTCCCTATGTGTTGGTTGCGGCAATCAAATTCACGATCAGTATATTCTGAGGGTTTCTCCGGATTTGGAATGGCATGCGGCATGTTTGAAATGTGCAGAGTGTAATCAGTATTTGGACGAGAGCTGTACCTGCTTTGTTAGAGATGGGAAAACCTACTGTAAAAGGGATTATATCAG GTTGTACGGGATCAAATGCGCCAAGTGCAGCATCGGCTTCAGCAAGAACGACTTCGTGATGCGCGCCCGCTCCAAGGTGTACCACATCGAGTGTTTCCGCTGCGTGGCTTGCAGCCGTCAGCTCATCCCTGGGGATGAGTTCGCGCTTCGGGAGGACGGGCTTTTCTGCCGTGCAGACCACGACGTGGTGGAGAGGGCCAGCCTGGGCGCCGGTGATCCGCTCAGCCCTCTGCACCCGGCGCGGCCGCTGCAAATGGCAG CCGAGCCCATCTCTGCCCGGCAGCCGGCCCTGCGGCCCCACGTCCACAAGCAGCCCGAGAAGACCACCCGCGTTCGGACTGTGCTGAACGAGAAGCAGCTGCACACCTTGCGGACCTGCTATGCCGCCAACCCCCGGCCAGACGCGCTCATGAAGGAGCAACTGGTGGAGATGACAGGCCTCAGTCCCCGCGTGATCCGGGTCTGGTTTCAAAACAAGCGGTGCAAGGACAAGAAGCGGAGCATCATGATGAAGcagctccagcagcagcagcccaaTGACAAAACT AATATCCAGGGGATGACAGGAACTCCCATGGTGGCTGCCAGTCCAGAGAGACACGATGGTGGCTTACAGGCAAACCCAGTGGAGGTGCAAAGTTACCAGCCGCCTTGGAAAGTACTGAGTGACTTCGCCTTGCAGAGTGACATAGATCAGCCTGCTTTTCAGCAACTG GTGAATTTTTCAGAAGGAGGACCGGGCTCTAATTCCACTGGCAGTGAAGTGGCGTCGATGTCCTCTCAGCTCCCAGATACACCTAACAGCATGGTAGCCAGTCCTATTGAGGCATGA